GATATGAGAGGATTTGTATCGGTGCTAGTTCTGCTCATGTTGATCACATGTTTGACAGCATGGCATGAATATAATGGTGTTTTACATATAATGTTCATGTAAATCTATGTCTCTATACATGTAACACCTATATTTTCCTGAAAGTAAATTGAGAATGTATTAATTGAagaagaatataaaaaaaatgactCACTGTGACATATCTTCAAAAAATCAGAAAAAATTGGAAGCAGAAAATTTTATTTACTTGCAAACTGAACCAATTCTTTAATCATCAAAACATTTCCTGATGATTGGTTAATCAAGTAATCCACTACTAAGTGTTTACTAGATGTGTTGAACCGAAAATGCCTCAAGGTCTTTATTTACAATGAGAGATGAATCTAGTGGTAAATCAAcagtatatattaataatagattaaaggtccagtgtttaggATTTAGGGGAGGAATCTCTAGGCAGgaatttcatttaatatttataactATGTTTCCATTAATATATGATCACGTAAAACCAAGAACTGTTGAATGTTGGTTGCTTTAGAATGAGCCTTTTATATCCACATTGTGAGTGGATCCATGCCATGTTGaactgccatgttttttacagtagttaGGAATAGACAAACCAAGCACTGGCTTTAGAAAGgggcttttgtgtttttacatatCTTGAAGGCCACCACAGGCTCTCCTGTAGACTTGGAAAGGaggagtgaggtgaggggcatttGTTTGGTTGCAATATGGAACTTGAATGTCTCtcaatcctacacactgaaacaaTCTTGTATAACCAATTAAAAAGAGACAGCATTTGAAAAAATGTAGATTATTCATGGAATTATTGTCAAAATCCTGCATTTTTAAAGAACCCATTTTAATTTGTAACCCTGCTACTGTGACTGAATAAAACCCAACATATAAGAGTAGCAACTCAATACATCAATGCAAAAATGCAGCATTAATGCAAAATTGTCTAATATTACTCAGACTCTACACTtgaaaacacttaaaacacTCGATTAAAAGACATCTGCGTCTCATTTAGTCACAAACTGATGTGCTCTGTCAGTACCGATTGTTGACTGAATGCAGTGCTTGGTGAAGTCAGCCTCTTTCTCCTTTGTCTGTTGGTAAATAATTCTCTTGTGAGGAGCTTGATGTGACCTTGTGTTGCCTTGTTTTCAGATGGGCAGTCAGTACCAGCGCTCAGTACCACTAGAGgtgaggagagcagagggagagagagttcGAGCCAAACACCCTGACAAGATCCCAGTGAGTGTGACCGCTGGCTTATTTTGTATTAGCATACATTTACTGTTAGCCACCTTCAATCAATTAAACTGGGGtagaaatgtatgtttgaattttttttaatgccagTTCTGCCAATCAAAGACCAGATCTATTATTTACgttctaatttattttattcatttggaATTTATTGActgctgtttatattttttcacatgAACATAAATTCTCTCCCTGTTAATGATGACTATTTATTCTTGGGTTATTTTTTCACCAGATCATTGTGGAGAGGGCCTCGAGGTCACGAGCCCCTGAACTGGACAAGAAGAAATACCTTGTGCCCTCAGATCTAAcaggttaaataaaataaaataaaatatatacatataaatctATACAGATGCAAAAATCCAAAAACTCCCTCCAATAACATTTATCATCTAGCCACATGTTACAGATTTCCATATCACAAGAAAAACTTGACCTGCCAGAATATCCAGCTTAGTAGAAAAAAATGACCTGTTCAAGCTTCGAACAGCTCAGTCAGGCTCATCGGCCAATGGTGACAAACACATAATCAGTGTTGATCTGGACCCCTTTGACATCatactgtaaaaataaacaacctgCGATGGTGACACAAATCATGCTAGGATTTTCTGCACTGCAGTTTCTTGTTCAGCTGACATATAGACAGATGTGTGCAATAAGATAATATAAGGACGCATGCacccacgcacgcacacacaatggTAGCATTTAATCTCATTACATTATaggtgcattactgccaccCTCTGGTGGTAGTAACATATGACTATGCTATAAGGTCTCAGTAGAAACAGGAAATATATTTTGATGACAGTCACATAAACATAACAAAcgtctttctcctcctttctgAAATGTATCTACTGTTTAAACCTTGCTGACcgtctctcaccctctctctcgctccttctctctctctccttccttttttaGTGGGCCAGTTGTGCTTCCTCATCCGTCAGCGTGTGTCTTTGAGACCGGAAGAAGCGCTCTTCTTCTTTGTGAACAACTCCCTTCCCCCATCCAGCTCCCCTCTCTCGGCCGTATATGAGGTGACTTAGCATTGTTTCCCAACAGATACACATTAACAGCAGGTGTAAAAACATATACACGGACATTCGCAGATCAGTGTCCCGCTCTGAAGTGACACATGAGTTGACATATTTTACCCCTCCCTCCAACGCAACAACAACCAAGAATGTTCTAGATAGAATATGTTTGAGTGTTACTTCACTTTTCTTCGAAAAGTCATGCCCATCTGTTTCATTCTGAAAGTGCTATATAAACAGTTGGTTGTGTGGTCATAAAAGAGAAGTTTGCGTGTGTTGAATGTGTTCAAGGATATCAAGTTATAAATCCAGTATGTATTTATATGAGtggtttttatattaaatgtattatattttgcttaaatgataaaaaaaagtggtCATATAAATTGCAATTAGTATTATAATTAGAATTGTGGGGTGGGGGTTCATAAATGGTAGACGATATGGTGGTTTAAGGGTTTAGTTTAAGcatagattttaaaatgtgcaaagCTTAACTGATTCACACTTaccagcagcagctggtgtgGAGGGCTGCCCACCTTGATTAGAGGGTGTttactttttcaaatatatataaatgtcatgaTGAAGAAGGGTCCCAAATTGTTTGTCAGCATTGACCCTTCGAGGTCCAAGACTGCAAATCACTCGATGGAGTTATAAGCCATGTTTAAACCCcaaaatttagattttattaataaatgtgttaataaatatgatatgaaaaacaaatgccaGGCATATATTTAGTTGATTGCTTAAAAACCCCATTTAGCTGCAGTATCTCATGCACTAAATGTTGAATTATGCCTTATTTTCTGCCCTGTTGTTGCAGGAGCACCATGAAGAGGACCTGTTTCTCTACATGACCTACAGTAATGAGAGCGTGTATGGTGCCTGAGGGAGGACAAACTactggagaaagagacagagagccaATGAGAAGATGTGACCGTCTGAGGAATAGAGTTAATGCCATTTGTATTGTTTCACATTACTATTACTCTATTGTATTTAGTTCTTATAATTAACTACAGTACATGGTGGAAGAAAGACATGTTCCTGGTGGACTTAATCATTATCAGTATTTTGGGGTTGGGTGtcatatgttttaaaaacttCAAGTAATGTTGATTTCTGATGTGGCGAAAGAAGCAAGAGGAAGTTTgaaaaagacagacaaaaagCATGTAAAAGGAAATCATTGAAACTATTTTGAGAGCTCTCGTTGTCTTTCTCAGTGACCTGTATTTACTGCAAATagtattttgtttcttttgtaaatTAATGTCAAActtttgtgaaaaataaagatgaaaatacaaagaaatctttttttctatCATTGTGCATAGACTTATCTGTTTATGTTGTGGTTTTAGATGTCATATTGAAAAATCTGAACTTTTTGTTGGTGCACAAAATATTGATTGGTTTAATTAATGCAATGAACAATTCAAACATTATTGTATATGATCATACTTAAAATGCAGGGTTAGAAAACTAGTGCGAAGTCACTTGAACTTACCACATGTTTTAGAGGAAGGACAAAAAAGATGACAATGTCTTTAGGGGGAAGTGTTCTGTCCTCACTGATCAGTTTATTGTGAATCGCACTCGCTGGACACTCCTTGAAACGTCtgtagctttttttttaaaaaccagatgTGAGGTTTTAACACTTTACTTTTTCAACATCCTTTTCATCCACATTGTGCCTGCCTGACTGACAAGTTTTAGAACCTCATTGACGAGGCACATCTGAGAGAATTTCAAGGCAAATTGAAAGTTAATGGAAGAACAGAGAAAAGCCATGGAGTTGGAAGAGATCCCCTTGGAGAAGAAGACAAACGGAGATGATGAAGGAGCAAGTAAACCAATGTTGGAGGTCAAAACTCAAGGTATAAAGAAATTAACTTATTGAGGTAACACTTGATAATAAGGAGACAAAACACAAGATTATGCATTGGTGTGTTTTATACAACTATTTCTATATCACAAAAATGTAGAAATTTTAATAGAACTGATATTGTACTGAATGTTACAAAAGCCTATTGCAtcacttgagaaaaaaaatcttctctgGTTTTCTGCATTATCGACTGGCAAGGGAGCTAGAGTTGTTGCTGCATATCACCGCGACCGTGATAACCAACCCTCTACCAGCACTGTTTGGTTACAAGTACGGCGTCAACAGAGTTAAGACACTTAATCACACGCGTGTCTCTAAATGTCTCAAATACAAACCAAATTAAAACCAGATTAATATAAACAGGTGTGACATGTTTGCTTCCATGAAAGTGAGAGCCTCTTGCTGGTATTATAAAGTAGACTATttagttaattaaaaaaaacagagcaagaTTTCTTTTATCTTTAATGGATATTATCCAATTAATTCAAAAAGGTTTTGCAGAAATAGAGATCATTTTcctataaaaaaatgtttccaagTGAATGCAAAACACTTCCGCAGAATGTACTGATGTTAATACACAATTGATTTAGTTGTATTTTAGTTCGAGTAAACTTTCAAttactttcattttattcaaaggAAGTGTTGAGATGTCTGACAagttgaaatgtgtgtgtgtatttttgtcctTTCTAAGAGGAAGAACAACCAGACCATTACTCTAAATTGGAAGCTCCAGCTGAGGACATCTACGCACAAGCTTATTTTGGTGACTCTCCCGGCAAAGCAGGTATGCTATTATATAACGTGTACGTGTCGTCtcctattttaaaatatttaatttatacatttgGAAAATAATTGTCAAAACCAACTATCACATGTGGAGAAGCTCGGgtgtaaataatacaattaatgaaaatataattatagacataaataattaatgatGGTGAACTCCATGTAACTGATCTGGTTTGGGCGTGCTGCCTCACTGTCGGTGCGCTGAGAATTTTGAATAGTCATCTacagtgtttatatttttaacttCTGCTTTTATTACTTTGACAGATCATAATATGTGTTTACACTGCACTGTAAACGCAGCTTTGTGAAAGTAATGCAAATATCTATACTTATATAAaattatttgatatttaatacaGACATGGTTTATCTGGCATTTGATGAACCTGATGAGCTTGTGGCCTCCGACGGGTTCACACCATGatcaagttatttaaaaaaaactttctgaaACATTCACTatatttcatgtctttattttattttacaccaattcaaagatagaaagaaGACTATGACATGAGGACATGCTACTGTTTTGGACAACAACATTAATCCTAATAGTCATGTCTATGCAAAATGActacagtaaaataaattattgtctagaacttaaaggtccagtgtgtaagatttaggtgaaagggatctattgtcagaaatttaatgtagaataatcctcatgatgttttcactagtttgtttcatctgaattgtttgaattgtagttttctttaccccagaaaaggcctttatatttaaatactttatatttacatggaggggggtcctctcgaaggaggccgccatgtttttgacattagtcctgactggacaaactaaacaccttctgagtttttatgacaactgaagctaccacaggttcttcttcatgtttggaaggagagggtgaggtgaggggtgttcagctgcaacatgaaacttcaacactagatatcacaaaattctacacactgtaactttaaagtTAATCATGTCCCTGTTGCTTATAAGAActgctgttgttattgtttttgatgtgaaaacattgacaaagacacacagtgtATGATGAACTGGAAATGATGCACTGGTGTGTTTgataaaaatattcaaactttTCTAGTATAGTATCAGCTTCTGTAGCCCTCACTGATGCTCATTCTCAAACAAAGAGGAGTTCAGTAAAAGTTCATTTGAGTTGAAGGACAGTCTGAGCACTGTTCCACATGTTTAATTCAGAGGCATCAATGACGGATATGTTGCTATGGTGACAAGACATTGGAGGGGGGTGGGTGTGCTTAAAATTCACTGCTGCAGGCAGACGTGAGTTCGCACAGGACAGGAAGCAGGACGGAGTAAACAAGCCTCCTCACAAATCCCTGGACTCTTTTCATTATGTATATAAAATTCTGCCGCAATTATGGAGAGGATAAAAAAGACGAAGCCAAGGAAAACTTATCATCCAAGTTATCAGTTGAactggagggggagagaggtaGGCCGCAGCTGCTGGTATGTGTTGTGGTTACTGAAATATGTCTACTAACATCATTAATGTCCTCTCACTCAGGCAAACAGACCGAGGGAAATACACGTCTGTATCGCGCAGGCTGTTTATTCCTCACATTGATCTGcctcatcctgctgctggtcATCATCATTCTCAGTGTGAAACGTGAGTATCTGCAGCCTGGGATCTGAATTCATGtcgttgtttttaaaaaacaaacccctGCTGGCCAGAAAGAGATTCTGAAAGGACGGCAGCCATAGCTTACAGTCTAGATTTAAAAGAACATGGACAATAGTTTATCTGACGGGGTCATGTTGcttttattatgtttgtttttgtctcatagACAATACAGGGATATGAACTGTGGCTGACTGAATAGCTGTAGCTGGAAGACTTTATTGTTTTTCCTCACAACTCCTCCCACTGTGCTCTGATTTCTAGTCCAGACTGGATCCACTGATTGCCCAGGGAGGGGCACATCATCTGTTGCGACCTGCAAGTATGAGCAATGCCTTGCCGACTTCCCGAAAGTTGAGCCCGATCGTGAGTGCAAAGACAGGGGGAAAAGAAATgtagattaataaaaaaaaaaagatgtgtgtaTAGTTCTTCTTTTTGTGTTACAGAGGAAgcattttcatgtgtttttagaGAACTGGGggctttttaatttcttttaaaaccaaATTCAGCTGAGTTTGATCaatttgttaaaaaatacatgtatataaataGAATATgaggaaaacatgcaaataagAGCCAATACCACAAGGAACAATGAAAAAAACTTTAAGTCAGCTGTTGGAATTTGATGATTAAGGATATTTCAAAAGTAATTCAGTAAGTGAACTTTGGATTTTCTTGTTGTatcaacattttctgaaattGTTCTGTCTCTTCTTGCAGTGGTTGGCTGCAAGCGGTGTGCAGATGGGTGGCTGGAGTTTGAAGGGTCCTGTTTTTACCTGTCCACCACCAGGCTGAACTGGAGGCAGAGCCAGAGTAACTGCAGCGCCAGAGGAGGATCTTTGGCCGTCATCTCCAGCCAGAAATTTCAGGTGGAAAAGAAATAGACTCATGGTTCTGCTCACTTCATTCCATAGTGATGATTtagtaataatgtaataatgtatttgtttaacTGTATAACTCCTCTGTAGAGTTTTCTGACTGAGAAGGGGGAGAAGCGGGGATACTGGATCGGGCTGAGACGTAATGAAAATCAATGGAGCTGGATCAACAACACTCCACTGCAAGAGAGGtgactcttttctttcctcttgagCCATCTTGCTCcgttctcttttttctttctcaaggttttttcaaattatttcaaTGCTATTAACAAAactgaatgttgtttttatgacaTGGCTGTTGTATTGGAGTGTGTAGGTGAACCTAATAATGTGGCCAGagtgaatatataaaaaaatatctctCTCCACTTTACTAAAAATTAATAACCATGATGTCCTGCAACCAATAATATGATGTCATTGTGAATATTCTTTTCACTGCAGTTATTGGATAGATGATAGGCAACCCGGGGATTGTGGCTTCTTGAAAACTTCAAGGCCACACCAGAAGAACTGGATGAAGTGGTCCTGCGCATCCACTACCTACTTCATCTGTGAACTGCAGATCCTTTTCCATGTTCAAGCATAGACTCTTCAGTAACACGTCGAATCGTTTCTCTTTCCACTTTTCAATCAGTAGAATCCAGCAGAACAAAGTAACAAAGCTTCTTTGGCAATAGCTGTTTTGTATTTAACACCTGTGGATTTATAGCTATATTTTCTGGTAGCATCATTAGAACTTGAAGGCAGCATTTATAAGCTCTGATCTAGGTATTGCAATCTTCACTGCACGATTCCATATACTGCTGTACGACCTTTTCACAAAGAGATGCCAGTGACTTTGTTTCAgcaaggttttattttcatataaaatagTCATGCATCAACCTAACAAGTACAATTTctacatttcatttagttttagctcattatatacagtattactgctacatatgttttatattgctataaaaataacacaactcttTTCTATAGCATAATACTGCAGGAATAATTGCACTGTTGTCTACATAGAGAAACTGGGATTGTTCTTCTTGTAAGTTAGTTCAGTGAATTTCATCAGCACCATAGAGCTGTGAGATAATAGAAGGCCTTGGATGACACAGTCCACGCTCACACAGAGTTTCCCtctaaacatgtttaatatcCTGGTCCTCCTCCAGCTCGTCCTGCTCCATCTCCAAACCCAAAGCACTGTGGCGAATCATCTGCCAGCCCGTCAGTGTCTTCCTGTTGCCAAACCCACCTCTGTTTTTAGGTCTGAGGGTCGGGGTCCCTGAGCTTGAGCCCTTCATCATGTCCATTTTCTCCAatccctccttttcctcttctttggaGAAGGCTCTGATGTAACGTCTCATCTTCTGCAACATGGAGTCGTTTCTGTCCTCAACCCTGCAACACGGTCAGATTAAAGCAGGAGTAACAGACGTATGAAGATAAACCCCTTACACTGAAAACTATTATTTAACAAATATCTGATCTTTTTAGAGATGAAAACCCTCTGCTTTCCTCTTtaagttttctttatttgcacattttgttCATCTACGATATGGCATGCTTAAGTTCAAGTTTTGGTAAACATGCTTATTCTCTAAcggagaaacacacatttttcctCTGACCACAAACTATAGGGCCTCAAATGCCTCCACTTTAAGTCTACTTCATATCTGCAGCTTGAGGTAGTGTTGTGCTGTGAGTCAGCACAACTCTCACTTTCTCCCTTTGTCATTATCATTTGTATTTGAGAAGTACAAGCTTGCCATTTTGCAAAGAGTTCGATGAGAAGATACCACCCTAGAAGACTGGAAACAGCCCCTCATCGTATAGTAACACAATCCCTACCAGCGATCCTGAAGCTCATTAGTAGTTATGTATTGCCCCCAGTTGTAGCTTCTTGTTGACTTTATATACGTACAGTGGTGTTGACCTTCTCCATAGACGTAtataatatagatatataaagacaTGCCCAACTGCCTCGATCGCTACCTGGTGCAGTATGGCTCATAAgtaccacctcctccatgttagttgatggggCATGAGCCAACCAAATCAAAGtaaacattatataaatattttttacaaaaagTTTCTGCCATTTTAGCAAGCATTTTTACagtaagtttgattttaattagttactcaatgcaaaaaaaacatagCAAAACGCTACAATTGACAGCTGCATCGAGGAGACCTCACTACCGATAGGTGCAACGCACACTCTGGCTCGATTGCACAAGATGGCGGCCTTTTGGATACCGGGACGTGTGGCTGCAGTGCATTTAAGGCTTAGGTTGTGGTCAGTAGACACATTTGCATCTCctgttattattgtttgttgtgaaaaaatagaaaacctaaaaataaaaactctcatTCTATTGCACTTCACATAATGTCacctttgttatttgtgtttctgctgttttgtgTCTGGATTTCTTTTTGACTCACCTGAGATACCAACGCTCCTTCAGGCCATAGTCAAGCCCACACACCCCGAGCCGAGGCCACAGCCAGCGTGGCAGCCTCCTCTCCAGCATCAGGGTCGTAGCCACTACCTGCACATCAGTATGACTCTTAAATATGACACAACGATGCACAAGGCGTTTCTGTGCATTCACACTCCTGCCTTCAGATCTGTGCAGTTTTAGTGCACacgtgtgtccgtgtgtgttacctgtgtccTCCAGAGCTCGTCTCTCTCCTGCGCCACCCTCCAGTGTGTGTCGCTCATCATGGCTATCAGTAGATTCAGCAGCAGGATGTAGGAGACAACAGAGAAGGCACAGTGTATCACA
This region of Paralichthys olivaceus isolate ysfri-2021 chromosome 13, ASM2471397v2, whole genome shotgun sequence genomic DNA includes:
- the LOC109633346 gene encoding gamma-aminobutyric acid receptor-associated protein-like 1, which translates into the protein MSFKMGSQYQRSVPLEVRRAEGERVRAKHPDKIPIIVERASRSRAPELDKKKYLVPSDLTVGQLCFLIRQRVSLRPEEALFFFVNNSLPPSSSPLSAVYEEHHEEDLFLYMTYSNESVYGA
- the LOC109633327 gene encoding early activation antigen CD69 isoform X1 translates to MEEQRKAMELEEIPLEKKTNGDDEGASKPMLEVKTQEEEQPDHYSKLEAPAEDIYAQAYFGDSPGKAGKQTEGNTRLYRAGCLFLTLICLILLLVIIILSVKLQTGSTDCPGRGTSSVATCKYEQCLADFPKVEPDLVGCKRCADGWLEFEGSCFYLSTTRLNWRQSQSNCSARGGSLAVISSQKFQSFLTEKGEKRGYWIGLRRNENQWSWINNTPLQESYWIDDRQPGDCGFLKTSRPHQKNWMKWSCASTTYFICELQILFHVQA
- the LOC109633327 gene encoding early activation antigen CD69 isoform X2, producing the protein MYIKFCRNYGEDKKDEAKENLSSKLSVELEGERGKQTEGNTRLYRAGCLFLTLICLILLLVIIILSVKLQTGSTDCPGRGTSSVATCKYEQCLADFPKVEPDLVGCKRCADGWLEFEGSCFYLSTTRLNWRQSQSNCSARGGSLAVISSQKFQSFLTEKGEKRGYWIGLRRNENQWSWINNTPLQESYWIDDRQPGDCGFLKTSRPHQKNWMKWSCASTTYFICELQILFHVQA